A single genomic interval of Labilibaculum sp. DW002 harbors:
- the buk gene encoding butyrate kinase: MENRRILAINPGSTSTKIAVYQGDKSVFLKNIKHSNEELAQFNSISEQFEFRKDIILKELIDAEIMIDLIEAVVGRGGLVKPIESGVYLVDEKLKADLRVGVLGEHASNLGGLIADNIAQSLPNAKAYIADPVVVDEMIDVARVSGHPEFERISIFHALNQKAVSRAFALSVDKNYEDLNIIVAHLGGGISVGAHLKGRVIDVNNALDGEGPFSPERSGTLPAGALAKLCFSGDVTLDDVKKMIKGEGGLVAHMGTNDAYEIELKAKDGDAKAQLIQDAMAYQVGKSIGACAASLKGEVDGIVLTGGIAHNGDLVNYVKEMVSFIAPVIVYPGEDEMKALAMNGYMVLRNEIEPRKYC, from the coding sequence ATGGAAAATCGCAGAATTTTAGCTATCAATCCGGGATCTACCTCTACAAAGATTGCCGTGTATCAAGGCGACAAATCAGTATTTCTAAAAAATATTAAGCACTCTAACGAAGAGTTAGCTCAATTCAATAGCATTTCAGAACAATTCGAGTTTCGTAAGGATATTATTCTTAAGGAATTGATTGATGCTGAAATCATGATTGATTTAATTGAAGCTGTTGTTGGTCGTGGTGGTTTGGTTAAGCCAATTGAATCAGGTGTGTACTTGGTTGATGAGAAGCTTAAAGCTGATTTACGTGTTGGTGTTCTTGGTGAGCACGCAAGTAATCTTGGTGGACTAATTGCTGATAATATTGCTCAGTCTCTTCCAAATGCTAAAGCTTATATCGCTGATCCGGTTGTTGTAGACGAGATGATTGATGTTGCTCGTGTTTCCGGTCATCCGGAGTTTGAGCGCATTTCAATTTTTCACGCTTTGAATCAAAAAGCTGTGAGTAGAGCATTTGCTTTATCTGTTGATAAAAATTACGAAGATTTAAACATCATTGTTGCTCACCTTGGTGGAGGTATCTCTGTTGGGGCTCACCTTAAAGGGCGTGTAATCGATGTGAACAATGCATTAGACGGTGAAGGACCTTTCTCTCCTGAACGTTCAGGAACTCTTCCTGCAGGTGCATTAGCTAAGCTTTGCTTTAGCGGTGATGTTACTTTGGATGATGTGAAGAAAATGATAAAAGGAGAAGGTGGATTAGTTGCTCATATGGGAACTAATGATGCTTACGAAATTGAGTTGAAAGCTAAGGATGGGGATGCAAAAGCTCAATTAATTCAAGATGCAATGGCATATCAAGTTGGTAAGTCAATTGGTGCTTGTGCTGCTTCTCTTAAAGGTGAAGTTGATGGTATTGTCTTAACTGGTGGGATTGCTCACAATGGCGATTTAGTTAACTATGTGAAAGAAATGGTTTCATTTATTGCTCCGGTAATTGTTTACCCGGGTGAAGATGAAATGAAAGCTCTTGCAATGAATGGTTATATGGTTCTACGAAACGAAATAGAGCCTAGAAAATACTGCTAA
- a CDS encoding ABC transporter ATP-binding protein produces the protein MNSTQQVIRVKNMYKKFGEFTANSDLTFEVKAGEIFGFLGANGAGKTTAIKILCGLSFPTSGEISVAGFDVYKERESVKRNIGYMSQKFSLYEDLTVFENIRFYGGIYGLSKSEINSKSDELLKKLDLEHARNKRISALPLGWKQKLAFSVAIIHNPKIVFLDEPTGGVDPVTRRQFWDLIYDASRAGITVFVTTHYMDEAEYCDRVSIMVDGKIEALDTPEELKKQFNATDMDQVFLSLARTATHIE, from the coding sequence ATGAATAGTACACAACAGGTGATCCGTGTTAAAAACATGTACAAGAAATTCGGAGAATTTACGGCGAACAGTGATTTGACTTTCGAAGTAAAAGCTGGTGAAATTTTTGGTTTCCTGGGTGCTAATGGTGCAGGTAAAACAACGGCTATTAAAATCCTATGTGGCTTATCTTTCCCAACATCGGGAGAAATTAGTGTCGCTGGTTTTGATGTATACAAGGAACGGGAATCCGTCAAAAGAAACATTGGCTATATGAGTCAGAAATTCTCTCTTTACGAGGATTTAACGGTTTTTGAAAACATTCGATTCTATGGAGGCATCTATGGTTTATCTAAATCAGAAATTAATTCTAAATCGGACGAATTGCTAAAAAAACTTGATCTGGAACATGCAAGAAATAAAAGAATAAGCGCATTACCATTGGGCTGGAAGCAAAAATTAGCCTTCTCTGTAGCCATAATTCACAACCCTAAGATTGTATTCCTTGATGAACCAACCGGTGGTGTCGATCCCGTAACGCGAAGACAATTTTGGGATTTGATTTACGATGCCTCCCGAGCAGGAATTACCGTTTTTGTAACAACGCACTATATGGACGAAGCAGAATATTGCGACCGGGTATCCATTATGGTAGATGGTAAAATTGAGGCCTTAGATACGCCGGAGGAACTGAAAAAGCAATTTAATGCGACTGATATGGATCAGGTCTTTCTTAGTTTGGCCAGAACTGCAACTCATATAGAATAA
- a CDS encoding ABC transporter ATP-binding protein, whose amino-acid sequence MNASIHIDKISKSYGNVQALKNISLDIHSGELFGLIGPDGAGKTTLFRLLATLLLPDEGSAQLCDIDSIAGYKKIRNLLGYMPGKFSLYQDLSVIENLRFFATVFNTKIEDNMDMIHDIWVQIEPFKHRLAGQLSGGMKQKLALCCALIHQPKILLLDEPTTGVDSVSRSEFWQMLKGLKKRGITIVVATPYMDEANLCERVALIQDGEVLQVNTPAEIVAQFGKELYSVRSDDNYQSLLDLREFEATHSVFLFGQSLHYTDLRNEVPEEDLKQYLEKKGRSGILIEKIKPSIEDCFMALSTKSEDHE is encoded by the coding sequence ATGAATGCAAGCATACATATAGATAAAATATCTAAAAGCTACGGCAATGTCCAAGCTCTCAAAAATATCAGTTTGGATATTCATTCAGGTGAATTATTTGGACTGATTGGCCCGGATGGTGCTGGTAAAACAACGCTTTTCCGATTGCTGGCAACCCTGTTATTACCCGACGAAGGCTCTGCCCAATTGTGTGATATTGACAGTATAGCTGGATACAAGAAAATCAGGAACCTTTTAGGATATATGCCAGGTAAGTTTTCTCTTTATCAGGATTTAAGTGTGATTGAGAACCTTCGCTTTTTTGCGACTGTTTTCAACACTAAAATCGAAGATAATATGGATATGATTCATGATATCTGGGTGCAGATTGAACCTTTCAAACACCGTTTGGCAGGACAACTCTCAGGTGGTATGAAACAAAAACTGGCTCTTTGTTGCGCACTCATCCATCAACCCAAAATACTATTACTAGATGAACCTACTACAGGTGTCGATTCCGTATCAAGATCGGAATTCTGGCAAATGCTTAAGGGCTTAAAAAAGAGAGGTATCACTATAGTCGTTGCAACTCCCTATATGGACGAGGCCAATTTATGTGAACGTGTTGCACTAATTCAGGATGGTGAGGTTTTGCAGGTTAATACACCTGCTGAAATTGTAGCACAATTTGGCAAAGAACTGTATTCTGTTAGAAGCGATGACAATTACCAATCATTACTCGATTTAAGAGAGTTTGAAGCGACTCATTCGGTTTTTCTCTTCGGACAAAGTTTACACTACACCGATTTACGTAATGAAGTTCCGGAAGAAGATCTAAAGCAGTATTTGGAAAAGAAAGGACGCTCTGGCATTCTTATCGAAAAGATAAAACCCAGCATAGAAGATTGTTTTATGGCATTAAGTACAAAATCAGAAGATCATGAATAG
- a CDS encoding NADH-ubiquinone oxidoreductase-F iron-sulfur binding region domain-containing protein: protein MTKTKQLNRIDLIFKNENDCKEILQKSFDRSHEEIINEMVNSGLKGRGGAGFPTGLKWKLTAEETEKKKYVICNADEGEPGTFKDREILTRVPHKVLAGMAMCAKIIGAKEGYIYLRGEYKFLVPDLKKELRKFHDILDELGLNFRVEIFMGSGAYICGEESALFESMEGKRGEPRNKPPYPTQCGYLNKPTVINNVETLAHSYTIMKYGAKKFRELGVKDSWGSKVFSVSGDTPIPGIYELELGMSVQDFVDDFGDGDTKAVQVGGASGFLVPRKRFAKSHIGYQGKLTGVSLPTGGSMMIFNSSRSMYNVLNNYLDFFEEESCGQCTPCRVGCQQLLKGIKAVKRGEKPAAYLDKLLKLTDTMRLTAKCGLGQSVANSFSSIVENFREEMIY, encoded by the coding sequence ATGACAAAAACTAAACAACTCAATAGAATAGATTTGATTTTCAAAAATGAAAATGATTGTAAGGAGATTCTACAAAAATCATTCGATCGTTCTCACGAAGAGATAATCAACGAAATGGTTAATTCAGGACTGAAAGGTCGTGGAGGAGCCGGTTTTCCAACAGGATTAAAATGGAAGTTAACAGCTGAGGAAACAGAGAAAAAGAAATATGTCATCTGTAATGCAGATGAGGGAGAACCAGGAACTTTTAAGGATAGAGAGATTCTTACCCGGGTACCTCATAAAGTTCTTGCGGGAATGGCAATGTGTGCTAAAATTATTGGAGCAAAAGAGGGGTATATATACTTGAGAGGAGAATATAAATTCTTAGTTCCTGATTTGAAAAAGGAGTTGAGAAAATTTCATGATATACTTGATGAATTAGGATTGAATTTTCGTGTAGAAATATTCATGGGAAGTGGTGCTTATATCTGTGGAGAAGAATCAGCCCTATTTGAATCAATGGAAGGGAAACGCGGAGAACCTCGAAATAAACCTCCATATCCAACACAGTGTGGGTATTTAAATAAACCTACTGTAATTAATAATGTAGAAACGCTGGCTCACTCATACACGATTATGAAGTATGGGGCAAAGAAATTTCGTGAATTAGGTGTTAAAGATTCATGGGGTTCAAAAGTATTTTCTGTTTCGGGTGACACACCAATTCCAGGTATTTACGAACTTGAATTGGGTATGAGTGTTCAGGATTTTGTTGATGATTTTGGAGATGGCGACACTAAGGCAGTACAGGTTGGCGGAGCATCGGGTTTTCTGGTTCCTCGTAAACGTTTTGCAAAATCACATATTGGCTATCAGGGAAAACTAACTGGAGTTTCCTTACCAACAGGAGGATCAATGATGATTTTCAATAGTTCGCGCTCGATGTATAATGTTCTTAATAATTATTTAGACTTCTTCGAAGAGGAGTCATGCGGTCAGTGTACACCATGTCGCGTGGGTTGTCAACAATTATTGAAAGGCATTAAAGCTGTAAAACGAGGAGAAAAACCAGCAGCTTATCTTGATAAACTTCTAAAGTTAACAGACACGATGCGTCTGACAGCTAAGTGTGGTTTGGGACAATCTGTTGCAAACTCTTTTTCCTCTATTGTAGAAAATTTCCGGGAGGAAATGATTTACTAA
- a CDS encoding serine hydrolase domain-containing protein, producing the protein MIVRRLVSIFIFLALVFLGQTFSFSKQESPAVPFDTSIEAVSHRIYNNLSEGPQVKRADYIMNRFLKKWEVSGATVAVVKDGKLVFAKGYGYSDVENEEKVQPSHLFRIASVSKLITATAIMKLQEEGKLHLDDYVFGEHGILNDSVYSNIRDKRTKRMTVEHLLRHSAGFTSRYGDPMFLPLAIAKKMKVKPPIDAQTTIQFAISRRLHFTPGTRGGYSNLGYVILEKVIEKAAKEDYESYVQTHVLKPAGIFDMHMGKSLRKDQFSNEVNYYEQSNAIKISAFNGSGKSVYRSNGGNNIEALGGAGGWIASGAELIKFMMAIDGDDSLPDVLSKKSIKYMTTPNKNGHSPIGWKGTRGKGTWWRTGTLAGSSALMKHQENGLSYVIVTNSSTWRGSDFTQDLSVLMSRFLRSVKEWPAEDLFNHFEARREVIALENLPILEDWS; encoded by the coding sequence ATGATTGTAAGAAGATTAGTATCAATTTTTATTTTTTTGGCCCTAGTGTTTCTAGGCCAAACTTTTAGTTTCTCTAAGCAAGAATCTCCCGCTGTTCCATTTGACACTAGCATAGAAGCTGTGTCTCATAGAATTTACAATAACCTTTCTGAAGGACCACAAGTTAAAAGAGCTGATTATATAATGAATCGCTTTTTAAAGAAGTGGGAAGTATCTGGAGCTACAGTTGCCGTTGTTAAGGATGGTAAATTAGTATTTGCAAAAGGATACGGATATTCTGATGTGGAAAATGAAGAAAAAGTACAGCCTTCTCATTTATTTCGAATTGCTAGTGTTTCAAAGTTAATTACTGCGACTGCAATTATGAAACTTCAAGAAGAAGGAAAATTGCATTTAGATGATTATGTGTTCGGAGAACATGGAATTTTAAATGATTCCGTATATTCTAACATTCGTGATAAACGAACCAAGAGGATGACAGTTGAACATCTTCTTAGGCATTCAGCTGGTTTTACAAGCAGATATGGTGATCCAATGTTTTTACCATTAGCAATTGCTAAGAAAATGAAAGTAAAACCTCCTATTGATGCTCAAACTACAATTCAGTTTGCGATTTCAAGACGATTGCATTTTACTCCCGGTACTCGTGGAGGTTATTCAAATTTGGGATATGTAATTCTTGAGAAAGTTATCGAAAAGGCAGCCAAAGAAGATTACGAATCATACGTACAAACGCACGTTTTAAAGCCTGCTGGGATTTTTGACATGCACATGGGAAAAAGTTTACGAAAAGATCAGTTTTCTAATGAGGTTAACTATTACGAACAATCCAATGCGATAAAGATATCAGCTTTTAATGGTTCTGGTAAATCAGTTTATCGAAGCAATGGAGGGAATAATATTGAAGCACTTGGTGGTGCAGGTGGTTGGATTGCATCTGGAGCTGAATTAATTAAATTCATGATGGCAATTGATGGGGACGATAGTTTGCCTGATGTATTGTCTAAAAAGAGCATTAAATATATGACTACGCCAAACAAGAATGGTCATAGTCCAATTGGGTGGAAAGGTACTCGAGGGAAAGGAACTTGGTGGAGAACAGGAACATTAGCAGGTAGTTCAGCCTTGATGAAGCATCAGGAAAATGGATTAAGCTATGTAATTGTTACGAATAGTTCTACTTGGCGTGGATCTGACTTTACACAAGATTTAAGTGTATTGATGAGTCGATTCTTACGTTCTGTTAAAGAATGGCCGGCAGAAGATCTGTTTAATCATTTTGAAGCCCGCAGAGAGGTAATTGCTTTGGAGAATTTACCAATCCTAGAAGACTGGAGCTAA
- a CDS encoding adenylate/guanylate cyclase domain-containing protein produces MIKNNRSVPKRILILNLLVEFGLPAIILYNIVKYDNSLLVLEYDGLTFYFLLLMLSAMHLDLKISVGAGVLACIGYFGVSYWGIQFLKPEGDIDQMIEIYSMRSLGLLSAGVIAGVVAAEIRKRVNNLLKAKDTQNEIESLLGQQLSKGVAQELILHRNDTVGQKVFGSIMFLDIRNFTVMADHQSPEETIEFQNAIFDPLIRIIEKNNGIIHQILGDGFMASFGIAVKNDKHAEDAYHAGLEIIEAINHLRPFENEDSTIVGIGLHCGEVITGNIGNEIRKQFSIAGKNVIIASRIEQLNKNFKTQFLLSKQLANLLDCKKELIDLGSVKVKGIEEEVNVFQVTEELCYCHK; encoded by the coding sequence ATGATAAAAAACAATCGTTCTGTTCCAAAACGAATATTGATTCTCAATTTATTGGTTGAGTTTGGCTTGCCTGCTATAATATTGTACAATATTGTAAAGTATGATAATTCGTTATTGGTTTTAGAGTACGATGGTCTTACTTTTTACTTCTTGCTTTTAATGCTATCGGCAATGCATCTCGATTTGAAAATATCTGTTGGTGCTGGAGTATTAGCTTGTATTGGGTATTTCGGAGTTTCTTATTGGGGAATCCAATTCTTGAAACCAGAAGGTGATATTGATCAAATGATTGAAATCTATTCGATGAGAAGTTTGGGTTTGTTATCGGCAGGTGTAATTGCTGGTGTAGTTGCTGCTGAAATTCGGAAAAGAGTGAATAATCTATTAAAAGCAAAGGATACTCAAAATGAAATAGAATCTCTTTTAGGACAGCAGTTATCCAAAGGTGTTGCTCAAGAATTAATCCTGCATAGAAATGATACGGTAGGACAAAAAGTTTTTGGTTCGATCATGTTTTTGGATATCAGAAACTTTACGGTAATGGCAGATCATCAAAGCCCAGAAGAAACAATCGAATTTCAAAATGCCATTTTCGATCCATTAATTCGGATTATTGAGAAGAATAATGGGATTATTCATCAGATATTAGGAGATGGTTTTATGGCGTCATTTGGTATTGCTGTTAAAAACGACAAGCACGCAGAAGATGCTTATCATGCAGGATTGGAAATTATTGAAGCGATAAATCATTTGAGACCATTCGAAAATGAAGATTCAACCATCGTTGGAATTGGCTTGCATTGTGGCGAAGTTATTACTGGTAATATTGGCAATGAAATTAGAAAGCAGTTTTCCATAGCTGGTAAAAATGTAATTATAGCATCTCGCATAGAACAGTTAAATAAGAATTTCAAAACTCAATTTTTACTTAGTAAGCAACTTGCAAATTTATTAGATTGTAAAAAGGAACTGATTGATTTGGGATCAGTTAAGGTGAAAGGTATTGAAGAGGAAGTGAATGTTTTTCAGGTAACAGAAGAGCTTTGTTACTGTCATAAATAA
- a CDS encoding complex I 24 kDa subunit family protein — translation MDFQEKLVQELVSKHGRDRENLLPILQGVIDEERYLSEEAILKISKEMSIPAADVYGTASFYSFLDIVPRGKYVIRVCKTITCAMKGKNQILLALEDFLKIKLGDTTPDKLFTILETNCLGWCHKAPAMLVNDDVYTELTPDSVVDILREYKEEN, via the coding sequence ATGGATTTTCAAGAAAAATTAGTGCAAGAATTGGTTTCGAAACATGGGAGAGATAGAGAGAATCTACTTCCAATTTTACAGGGGGTGATTGATGAGGAGAGATATCTTTCGGAAGAAGCAATTCTTAAGATTTCGAAAGAAATGAGCATACCTGCCGCCGATGTATATGGAACGGCTAGTTTCTATTCATTTCTGGATATTGTACCTCGTGGAAAATACGTTATTCGCGTATGCAAAACCATAACCTGTGCTATGAAAGGAAAGAACCAAATTCTTTTGGCATTGGAAGATTTCTTGAAAATAAAGTTGGGAGATACAACGCCTGATAAACTCTTTACAATACTTGAAACAAATTGTCTGGGCTGGTGCCATAAAGCACCTGCTATGCTTGTTAACGATGACGTTTATACAGAACTGACCCCAGACTCAGTTGTTGATATTCTTCGTGAGTACAAAGAAGAAAACTAA
- a CDS encoding ABC transporter permease, with protein sequence MRILKYLLQKEFLQIFRNKSMLPIIFVMPIVQLCILSFAATYDMKNTNLYIVDKDLSSHSRELISKFNGSPFFTVKEIGFSEEEAEKEIFKDNIDAILVFNKDFGKSVDLKTQASIQILVNAINASSAGLYNAYINSVIQDYNQNIALSLAGLSQDNQHNMVRSTYSHQFNPEMKYIPYMLPGLIVLLITVISLFLSAMNVVREKEIGTIEQINVTPIKKSQFILAKLIPFLLIGFFVLGIDLLVAVWGFKIPFLGSVWLIYLVAFVYLIAILGFGLLISTQTDTQQQAMFIAWFFMVIFLLMSGLFTPIESMPEWGQKLNILNPIAYFIKIIRMIMLKGSGFFDILREFAILGMFAVSTIFFAVRMYRKVS encoded by the coding sequence ATGCGAATTTTAAAATATCTACTACAAAAAGAGTTTTTACAGATTTTCCGTAACAAGAGCATGTTACCTATCATATTTGTCATGCCAATAGTTCAGCTTTGTATTCTGTCTTTTGCGGCTACTTACGATATGAAAAACACGAATCTGTATATTGTCGACAAGGATCTTTCCAGTCACTCCAGAGAATTAATTTCCAAATTTAATGGATCTCCGTTTTTCACAGTTAAAGAAATTGGTTTTTCGGAGGAAGAGGCGGAAAAAGAAATATTTAAAGACAATATTGATGCAATTCTTGTCTTCAATAAAGATTTTGGAAAGTCTGTTGATTTAAAAACACAGGCATCCATTCAGATTCTTGTGAATGCCATAAATGCAAGTTCAGCAGGCCTGTACAACGCTTACATCAATTCTGTTATTCAGGATTATAATCAGAATATAGCACTCAGTTTGGCAGGGCTAAGTCAGGACAATCAACACAATATGGTCAGATCGACTTACTCGCATCAGTTTAATCCCGAGATGAAGTATATACCGTATATGCTACCAGGTTTAATTGTTTTGCTGATTACCGTTATTAGCTTGTTTTTATCTGCAATGAATGTTGTGCGGGAAAAAGAGATTGGAACCATTGAACAGATCAATGTAACACCAATTAAGAAGTCTCAATTCATTCTAGCGAAGCTAATTCCCTTTCTGCTTATAGGCTTTTTCGTTTTGGGAATAGACCTTTTGGTTGCTGTTTGGGGATTTAAAATTCCGTTTTTAGGTTCAGTTTGGCTGATCTATCTGGTCGCCTTTGTCTATTTAATTGCAATCTTAGGCTTCGGCTTACTCATCTCAACACAAACTGACACACAGCAACAAGCCATGTTTATAGCTTGGTTTTTTATGGTCATTTTCTTACTGATGAGTGGTCTATTTACACCTATCGAAAGCATGCCCGAGTGGGGACAGAAGCTTAACATTCTCAATCCAATTGCTTATTTTATCAAAATAATCAGAATGATCATGTTAAAAGGTTCCGGCTTTTTTGATATCCTACGAGAATTCGCAATATTGGGAATGTTTGCTGTTTCAACTATATTTTTTGCAGTAAGAATGTATCGGAAAGTTTCGTAA
- a CDS encoding cyclic nucleotide-gated ion channel has translation MSDKYLKSIYNSGWRIVIILTVLLQASIIPLDFLFNLRSLNWYRTLDLSISLIFCLDLIANILRYREVKNHSILKDVYWDSYSSQKFFVADILSLLPYAVIFSHPAFQLLRLFKWVRVYRTARFFQIRNIRMSAKISLWFMLLGFFVFSHWLTCIWLNIHGLESGITNGDNYVQSLYWIITTLTSVGYGDIVPVGNIEMLFTIFLQLFGVGVLAFLVGTVVGIFTKKNPAEQRFIENMEKLRALIHYQHIPKSLENRINDYFTYEWKQKLGYDESELMEALPYGLRIELQLEFKKNVIKDIPLFDCVDDHFIRDIAQYLTPMILTPGDYLFRTGDIAKSMFFVQKGKISVLSADESKQLTILQKGDFMGEIGLFKKVSRTATVKSISYSDVYELQKKEFDKVLKRYPQIAEKLKAKSISREERYI, from the coding sequence ATGTCTGATAAATACCTCAAATCAATTTACAATTCTGGCTGGAGAATAGTCATTATCCTCACAGTATTGTTGCAAGCAAGTATAATCCCTTTAGACTTTTTATTTAATTTAAGAAGTCTGAATTGGTATCGTACGCTTGATTTAAGTATTTCGTTGATTTTCTGTCTTGATCTAATTGCAAATATTTTAAGATACCGTGAAGTTAAAAATCATTCAATTCTAAAAGATGTCTATTGGGATTCTTATTCATCCCAGAAGTTTTTTGTAGCTGACATTCTCTCGTTGTTACCTTATGCAGTAATTTTTTCTCATCCTGCTTTTCAATTGCTTCGTCTTTTTAAATGGGTAAGAGTTTATAGAACTGCTCGCTTTTTTCAAATTCGAAATATTCGCATGTCAGCAAAAATATCCTTATGGTTTATGCTATTAGGTTTTTTTGTTTTTTCCCATTGGTTAACATGCATTTGGCTAAATATTCATGGCTTGGAAAGTGGTATAACAAATGGCGATAACTATGTACAATCTCTATATTGGATAATCACAACCTTAACTTCGGTAGGTTACGGAGACATTGTTCCTGTTGGTAATATTGAAATGTTGTTCACCATATTTCTTCAATTATTTGGAGTGGGAGTTCTTGCTTTTTTGGTAGGAACAGTTGTAGGTATATTCACAAAGAAAAATCCGGCAGAACAACGATTTATAGAGAATATGGAAAAACTTAGAGCATTAATCCATTATCAGCATATTCCTAAGAGCCTGGAAAATAGAATAAACGACTATTTTACTTACGAATGGAAACAAAAACTTGGATATGATGAGAGCGAGTTAATGGAAGCACTACCCTACGGTTTAAGAATAGAATTACAGCTCGAATTCAAGAAAAATGTCATCAAAGATATTCCTTTGTTCGATTGTGTTGACGATCATTTCATAAGAGACATAGCCCAATATCTTACACCTATGATATTAACACCTGGAGATTATTTATTCAGAACCGGAGATATTGCCAAGTCCATGTTTTTTGTACAAAAAGGAAAAATAAGTGTTCTCTCTGCCGATGAAAGTAAGCAGCTAACCATTCTGCAAAAAGGTGACTTTATGGGCGAAATAGGACTGTTTAAGAAAGTAAGCAGAACTGCAACAGTAAAGTCAATAAGCTATTCTGATGTGTACGAATTGCAAAAAAAGGAATTCGATAAAGTTTTGAAGAGATACCCTCAAATAGCTGAAAAATTGAAAGCAAAATCGATTTCAAGAGAAGAACGTTACATTTAA
- a CDS encoding ABC transporter permease → MNRFIGFLKKEFYHIFRDKRSMLILFGMPIVQIMLFGYVISTDLKDVKMAVLDHSKDEYSAEIINKITSSGYFKLTENLESAEEADAIFRKGDVKLILVFEPDFGKNLIKNTKANVQILTDATDPNMANLEVNYLQGILQNYNIEINNGKKEPFRIKSNTRMYFNSNLESVFMFIPGIMATILMLVSAMMTSISIAREKELGTMEILLVSPLNPLQIILGKVTPYLVLSFINALVIIGMGYFIFGVPILGSFALLMAESILFIFLALSIGIFISTVAKSQQVAMMLSMFVLMLPTIILSGFIFPIRNMPLPLQIISNIIPPKWFIVILKNIMLKGVGFEYIWKETLILIAMTIGFIGLSLKKFKTRLE, encoded by the coding sequence ATGAATCGATTTATCGGATTTTTAAAAAAGGAGTTCTATCATATTTTTCGAGATAAGAGATCTATGCTTATTCTGTTTGGAATGCCAATCGTTCAAATCATGCTCTTTGGTTACGTCATTTCTACGGATCTTAAAGATGTTAAAATGGCTGTATTGGACCATTCTAAAGATGAATATTCTGCAGAAATCATCAATAAAATAACCTCATCGGGCTACTTTAAACTAACTGAGAACCTCGAGTCTGCAGAAGAAGCCGATGCCATTTTTCGGAAAGGCGATGTGAAACTGATTTTAGTCTTCGAACCTGATTTTGGTAAGAACTTAATCAAAAACACAAAAGCTAATGTTCAGATTCTAACCGATGCTACTGATCCAAACATGGCTAATTTGGAGGTTAATTACTTGCAAGGTATTCTTCAAAACTACAATATCGAAATCAATAATGGAAAGAAAGAGCCCTTCAGGATTAAGTCTAATACACGAATGTATTTTAATTCCAATCTGGAAAGTGTTTTCATGTTTATTCCCGGTATAATGGCAACCATACTCATGTTAGTTTCAGCCATGATGACCTCAATATCAATTGCTCGCGAAAAAGAATTGGGAACCATGGAAATACTATTGGTATCACCCTTAAATCCATTACAAATTATATTGGGTAAAGTAACACCATATCTGGTTTTATCATTTATCAATGCCTTGGTTATTATTGGCATGGGCTATTTTATATTCGGTGTTCCAATTTTAGGCAGTTTTGCCTTACTAATGGCTGAGAGTATTCTATTTATCTTTCTTGCTTTATCCATCGGTATTTTTATATCAACAGTAGCAAAAAGTCAGCAAGTTGCAATGATGCTCTCCATGTTTGTATTAATGTTGCCTACCATCATACTTTCCGGCTTTATTTTTCCAATTCGAAACATGCCGCTCCCCCTTCAGATCATAAGCAATATAATACCTCCAAAATGGTTTATTGTGATTTTGAAAAACATTATGCTGAAAGGTGTCGGTTTTGAATATATATGGAAAGAGACTTTGATATTAATCGCCATGACCATAGGTTTCATCGGACTTAGCCTTAAGAAGTTTAAAACAAGATTAGAGTAA